In one window of Kitasatospora sp. MMS16-BH015 DNA:
- a CDS encoding multicopper oxidase domain-containing protein — MSARQTDTDSRRTVIRTLLGGSALAAVAGSAALGVGAAEAQAAPAGTTVDPFETARFTPNGRTREYWIQADSFLHNTVPNGVDGMMGTAYAPDQTSFWAVGFRAYTPGWGEPLAADLGVRGIGANSGIPGPVIRAVVGDTVKVHFRNNDEHYKWPHSMHPHGVRYDPDNDGGYLADAPQRPGTAVGFGETYTYTWTCQPSSVGTWPYHDHSVPQTIPGPSARTAGSLAAGSMPTAGMPAGGMAMGGGGVMEIGAELGLFGIIAVTDELTPAVDREFVLFFHDVYQADVPSVAQDLDLFNGGAFLDNTPTFTAKVGERVRWRIAALGKEFHVFHLHGHRWRSDQGYQGWVDSQLIGPSTTLTVEYTEDNPGDWIYHCHVTDHMMGGMVGRYRVTR; from the coding sequence ATGTCTGCACGACAGACGGACACGGACAGCCGCCGTACCGTGATCAGGACGCTCCTCGGCGGCAGCGCGCTCGCCGCGGTGGCGGGCTCCGCCGCCCTCGGGGTCGGCGCCGCCGAGGCCCAGGCGGCGCCGGCCGGGACCACGGTGGACCCGTTCGAGACCGCCCGGTTCACGCCGAACGGCCGGACCCGGGAGTACTGGATCCAGGCCGATTCCTTCCTGCACAACACCGTGCCCAACGGCGTGGACGGCATGATGGGCACCGCCTACGCCCCGGACCAGACCAGCTTCTGGGCGGTCGGGTTCCGGGCCTACACGCCCGGCTGGGGCGAGCCGTTGGCGGCGGACCTCGGCGTGCGGGGCATCGGTGCGAACAGCGGCATACCCGGCCCGGTCATCCGGGCGGTGGTCGGCGACACCGTCAAGGTGCACTTCCGCAACAACGACGAGCACTACAAGTGGCCGCACAGCATGCACCCGCACGGCGTCCGCTACGACCCGGACAACGACGGCGGCTACCTCGCCGACGCCCCCCAACGCCCCGGCACCGCAGTCGGGTTCGGCGAGACCTACACCTACACCTGGACCTGCCAACCGAGTTCGGTCGGCACCTGGCCGTACCACGACCACTCGGTGCCGCAGACCATCCCCGGCCCGAGCGCCCGGACGGCGGGGAGCCTGGCCGCGGGCAGCATGCCGACGGCCGGCATGCCGGCGGGCGGCATGGCGATGGGCGGCGGAGGTGTGATGGAGATCGGCGCCGAGCTGGGCCTGTTCGGCATCATCGCCGTCACCGACGAGCTCACCCCCGCCGTGGACCGGGAGTTCGTGCTCTTCTTCCACGACGTGTACCAGGCGGACGTGCCCTCCGTCGCCCAGGACCTCGACCTGTTCAACGGCGGCGCCTTCCTCGACAACACCCCCACCTTCACCGCCAAGGTCGGCGAGCGGGTGCGCTGGCGGATCGCCGCCCTCGGCAAGGAGTTCCACGTCTTCCACCTGCACGGCCACCGCTGGCGTAGCGACCAGGGTTACCAGGGCTGGGTGGATTCCCAACTCATCGGGCCCTCCACCACCTTGACCGTGGAGTACACCGAGGACAACCCCGGCGACTGGATCTACCACTGCCACGTCACCGACCACATGATGGGCGGCATGGTGGGCCGCTACCGCGTCACCCGCTGA